The following proteins come from a genomic window of Nicotiana tomentosiformis chromosome 12, ASM39032v3, whole genome shotgun sequence:
- the LOC104116923 gene encoding uncharacterized protein encodes MTTSRRLADRKIERFEKNITKRGAVPETTAKKGNQYPVGPILLGFFVFVVIGSSLFQIIRTATSGGMS; translated from the exons ATG ACGACATCAAGACGTCTTGCTGACAGGAAGATTGAGAGGTTTGAGAAAAACATTACCAAGCGAGGAGCTGTTCCTGAAACTACCGCAAAAAAGGGAAACCAGTATCCTGTTGGCCCTATATTGCTTGGTTTCTTTGTCTTTGTTGTCATTGGCTCAT CTCTGTTCCAGATAATAAGGACCGCAACCAGCGGGGGCATGTCTTAA